The region TTGGCACCCTACGAAGtcgagaaagaaaaggaTGCAGTACCATTTAGCCTGTTCATTTCGCATCTTCATGCCGATGAAACtctctggtgttggagggAGACTCAGATAAGTGTTATTCTCCAGAGGTCTGTATCCAAACTAATTCCTTTTTTACGCTTTGTATAATATCTAACGATATGCAGTAAATGTATCCCAAATCATTCCCATATCGCACCCGAGGAATTCTGCAAGCTCGTTCGGAAGCAGACACTCAGTTATCCGGTCCTCAGAGGCACCAAAGGCAGCCTCACAAAGGAGAGAGATAATCCACAGTCCATCATGGTTGTCAATGAGCCTAGCGTGTCCCTGGGCAATCTACTTGACGGGAAAAGGCTAAAGAATGACGACGCCTTGCGGGTCAAACTCTCTTATCTTGTCGCGAAAGCCGTGTGGCAATTCTACGACTCCCACTGGATGTCCGAGGCTTGGTCAAAAGACACGATTCATTTCATGAAAGAGGAGAATATCATAGACCAATCAATCCTAGTATATCTCCAGAGACCCTTCATCTCGGCCAAGATAGGCCCCGGTAAACAAGATCCCTGCACTCCCTGTTCATCAAAGTCCGGGACGGATGGGAAGCCGGTACCTGCATGTCTTCACAGCTACCCAAAGATCCTTTCTCTGGGAATTATTCTTCTGGAAATCCTCCGCGGCGAAGGAATCGATAGGTTTCGCATGATGCAAAGATTCCGCGATAGTGAGGGTAACCTGCACAAAGATGCCGATCTGGTTATCGCTGGCTTCCTGATCGAATCagagaagaaaggaaaaacTGGGAAAGACAAGTACATCAGCAACATCAGGGACCTTCTGAAAGAGGTAATCGACTTTTGCATCAAACCAGACGTCGAAAAGCTCGGTTGTGACCCCAAGGAAGTCCGCGCAAACTTGCGTACCCACGTCGTTGCACCGCTGTATCAGCTCTACTCCAAATCGTGTCCCGAGAACTATGCTCCAGAGCCGATTGAACTGTCTCTAGATTCGGGTTCGAAGGGAGTCCCATCGGTGTCTCAAAACCAAGGGTTTGGAATGTCGGCACCTCTCACTGCCTCAGACCAGCAAAGCTTTGAATTGCGAAAAGTCCAGCATTCTGACCCCATTCGATGCAGCATCCCCTGTTACGATAATATTGCTAACgatgatggcatcgacggTGAGCTGCAGCACGAAGAGAACGAGGCCCAGGGAGAAGACGCAAGGTGAGTACAAACAGAAACCTGTCACAAACCAAACCCACTGACTATATTAGCCGTCGACGGACCGATAAATGGATCGAGGGATTCCAGAACTTGCTAATAAAACACAACATCGAGGCTCTGACTGGCCCGAATGTCATCAAGGTTGCCATAATTGACTCTGGGATAGAGTACAATCATCTAGAAGTGGATCTAAGCCGCATCAGGGACTGGAGATCTTGGATCGAAAACAGTGATGCTACagttgacaaagtcggccaCGGAACGCATATTGCTGGTATAATCTTGCAGCTCACCACCAATGTTGAATTGTACATTGCCAAGGTGACGGACACCAAGAAATTCAAGAGGAGGGACCTGATCACAGAGGTACGAATTTTCCACGTCCTACAGTTTATATGCGCAGGCTATTGCTTATACAAAACAGGCTATAAAACATGCCAGAACAGAGTGGAAAGTAAACATGATCTCCCTCTCCTTCGGTTTCGACGAGCCTGATACGGAAGAGAGCCGAGAAATCCAAGCATGCATCAACGGAGGAATCATGGTGTTCTCCTCGGCGTCCAACGACGGTGGCGAAGGGAGTCGAACGTACCCTGCCAAATACGACCACGTAATGTGCATCCACTCGGCGTCGCCACAGGGAATCGTCGGCCCAAGCAACCCGAGTGCTATAGATCAGGAAAGCAACTTCAGCACCGTTGGTGAGATGGTCAAGTCCTATTGGCATCTGCCGAAAATCGAAGAAGAGGGGCAAGATGAAGGAAGGGCGTACGAGTTCAGGTACCAATCCGGCACGTCGATGGCTACTCCTGTGGCTGTCGCGATAGCTGCATTCATGATAGGCTATCTCCGCAAGTACGCAGGGGGGCACAAATGGGGGATTGACCCGTGGACGCCGTTGGGGATGCAAAAAGTATTCGAGAAAATGAAGGAGAAACGTGGTGGATACGACTGGGTTAGCCTGCAGAGGTATTTCCGTCACAAAAGGACAGTTGGGGAGGTTTTGCGCAGCCTGCAGAGAAAGCTAAGATGATGCATGCTGAGACGAGACTTTATGATGTATGATGAAGTATTCAGCGGTAGAGATTGAATTGCATTTTCATGTCAAGCTATGAGTGATTCGTATCTCGTTACACATGCAACACCATTCCCTGCTTTCGCATGCCCGACTACTCAAGAATGAGTTCCTCCACCGCAACAGGCTTCTTAAGCTCCTGAAgcgcctcatcatctgaatCCGAATCATCAGCAGCTAATCTCCCATCCTGGACATCCGGTCCCGAATCGCCCAACTTCAGCACCTGCGACCTAAACTTGGACGTCGTCACCCTTCTCAGTTCCAGCGCAAAGATCTGGTTCCtaccagacttggccttgaagaccgtcgccttcttcttgtgcGTTCCCGCGCCGACCTTTGGATTCGCGACATCCCCAAGTGGCATTCCCGCCACAGTAATTTCTCCAATCGGGACCTCAACGTGCCCATCAATCTGCAATTCTTGCTTATTTTCAAAGTTAATCGTAACATCTTCGCACGTCATGAtgcccaccaccacccacaCAGGTTTAAGATACGGCCACTTCATCCACTTGGGAACCGTCTTCGCAACTGCCGGGTCGGCTTTGCGCTCTTCGAAGAACTGGTCGTGCTGCAGCAACCGCTTGAACCGGATGAATTTTCCCTCTAGATGCACCTTGTCCTCGTTATCGGCGTTGATGTTGAACCCTGCGACGGACCCGAGCGAGGCGGTGGCCGAGACGCCGTCGCCCTTGCTGTTGGTGAGGTCGAAGTCGGTGAGGCATCCTTCAGTGAAGTTGAGTTTGTTCCATTGTGCTTCTTGGACGGGGCAGTACTCCCATCCGGGGTTGAGGTAGTGTTTCACGAAGGCGCCGACGACTTGCTTTTCGAACTTTTCTGTGTCCAGCCACGATTGGTACTTTAGGATGACGAACTCGGGATCGCCTTTCATGGTGGAGCTTGTGTTTGCGGAAGCTGTAGTGTGATGGTGCTACGCATGCAATTTTGCATGAAAGGTTGAATGAAAGAGCCTAATTATCACCACATGGACCAGCAAGGTGTGAGTTGAGTCCTTCGAAGCAACTCCTCAACTGATCGGCCAACTGGTTGGCCACAGCCCCTCAGCCAGCCTTAGAATtcagtccatgtcagccaaccaaccatcaGTTTCTTCAATATTATTTGACGCCGTAAGCAACGTGCattggtggatgtgatgtgcAAAGGCCTTGTGAAGAGTTGTGTTGTGATGAGACACAATGCCAGGCGCTCAAAGGTGAGACGAAGTACGGTCATCAGCATGAGGCCAATGGAAGGGCAGGATCCAGATCTCAAGCAGGTCAATGAATAGCAGGTGCGGGTGTTCCCGCAGTCTGTTCTCTCCACACCCGCAAAATGACGCTATTTTCCAGTCCGTCTTAAACTGGCGCGGTGTCatgagaacattgaatgtctggtgcggtGGCCGAGAGCAGATtgcagtctgtggtaaaacCATTTGCCTACGTCCAAGTATACCCTAATACATCGCAATATGTGTTAGTACACACTGCGATATGTGATGTCTCTTATGACATAGAGTTTAATACTTTTGACCTGTAATGTATTTGGAGTAGAGCACCAAGTTTCAAGTTGGGTCTccgccatccatgtccatccagTGCATTCACGCAAGAGCGCCAAGACATGTTGCGATGACTAGCTCAACCACGAGACACTATAACCAACTTGGCAAGCAGGCGGGTTTAGCTACAGTGGGAGGCACAAAACATGAACTTATTAGACTTGGATGAATTAGGCGACGCGCAATTTCTCAGTGCCGAAGCATCAGATTAaaagtcattgtcaagcaGAACTGAAAACATTGATTGTACCATACGCCTCAGCCCTAGGCCACCTTCTCAACAGCCTGGATACCTCCTTTCAAGACAATCGGCTTGGCAGTAGTAAACTTGGGGATGTCGCCAAACACCGCAGCAGAGTTGGGTCCCGCCCTCGCAGTCTCGTATGCAGCCAGCGACTCAAACTTGAGGATAGCCTGGATCTGATAAGGCAGATCAGCGGCAAACTGGGTGATTTCCCAACTCTGTAGACCGTCGCCGCCCCAGGAACTAATAGATGAGAAGTGGTCAGTTCTCGATGTTGTGGTGGATTGCCGAGGTTGAGCGGCAGCTTTCGGTTGGAGCTACAACTACTTACGCTGATACGAGGGGCATGTGTGTTTCCAAGTAATACTTGAGATCGAAGTCGTGGCCCGAGGGGTAcaggatggtgatggaagcCATTTTGGTAttggttgtggtggttgggaATGTGTatgttgaagatggtatTGGGATTGATGTCATGGCAAGATTGGAGTCTGTAGAACCAGACCCAATTTAAGAGGCCGTTTATCTGGTGTAACTGACTCATATTCTGACATAACACCGCAGACGGGGTTCAGCTGCTTCCATCATTGGAACACAAGGTGGAATTCGGCATGCAATTaagatggaggaagaagttACCCCGCTCCTTGATcggatcaattgatggaatcagcggagcgttcctTTTTGCTGGTCAAATGACCCAGCGGTTGTTTTTCCTCAATAGCAAGAGAGCATCGGGCTTCCGTTGGCCGAGGGTTTAAGTGCTCTAACGGATATAACTTTTACGCCTGAAAGAGAGTCAAGATTTAACATGCTCcgaaaaaaaagaaagaaagaaagaaacacATACATAATCTTTGGTATTGTTTACCTACGTGAAAATTGAAGCGTTATATTCTTTACTATCCTATTAGCATTTTATTGCAACCTAACCTCAAACCGCATAAACGAGCACCCCTCTGCACGTCACGTTCAATACTGCCGTTGAGAGCGTTTATAGGCAAGCTCTAAAAGACATTTATTTAAAGCATCGACTTCCTAAACAATCAAAATCCCATCATGAGAGCCTTAGTGAATGTTCACCTAGCTCTATAAAAGGGAAAACTCCCTTTTGAATAAACTGCCTTTGACTTATACAACAAGACACTTACGCACTCACAACCACAGCACACTTACAGACATGTATTATAACACACCCGCAGACTTATTAAGGGATGTGTTGAGGAGACAGCCCGGGAACAACCGGGCTGCTGATGGTGTCCCCTGTTGGCGATAGCACCGGTCTCCTTCTCAAGACCAGGACGGGATGGTGGGTTCTATGGTGTTGAGAGGCGATGTCAGGCAAACCATCCGCGCTTGGGCCCGAACCCGTTTCCTCTGGACAGGTGACGTCCTCGTCCAAGGACTCTACGGTATCGTG is a window of Pochonia chlamydosporia 170 chromosome 5, whole genome shotgun sequence DNA encoding:
- a CDS encoding subtilase family domain-containing protein, with amino-acid sequence MTSRPEFMDVHGQRHQLTPSSAISFALKVLSPFHNIVKSLARPSPTTSAAQSSRTALPRPFFAILGQYLEEAEKRITQWHAEGCPKGSSEEKQVLNLLTLLEEATKVTPNFQRKKPSTYSRSSYSNLEAILRRSPLEKRNDAIKCVKKLGHRERQSLQAELEKLGELTGDKSRECLLDLPTEGIKDADWAEYVQELHSILGEACACSLAGDPGFIANVGLAPYEVEKEKDAVPFSLFISHLHADETLWCWRETQISVILQSKCIPNHSHIAPEEFCKLVRKQTLSYPVLRGTKGSLTKERDNPQSIMVVNEPSVSLGNLLDGKRLKNDDALRVKLSYLVAKAVWQFYDSHWMSEAWSKDTIHFMKEENIIDQSILVYLQRPFISAKIGPGKQDPCTPCSSKSGTDGKPVPACLHSYPKILSLGIILLEILRGEGIDRFRMMQRFRDSEGNLHKDADLVIAGFLIESEKKGKTGKDKYISNIRDLLKEVIDFCIKPDVEKLGCDPKEVRANLRTHVVAPLYQLYSKSCPENYAPEPIELSLDSGSKGVPSVSQNQGFGMSAPLTASDQQSFELRKVQHSDPIRCSIPCYDNIANDDGIDGELQHEENEAQGEDASRRRTDKWIEGFQNLLIKHNIEALTGPNVIKVAIIDSGIEYNHLEVDLSRIRDWRSWIENSDATVDKVGHGTHIAGIILQLTTNVELYIAKVTDTKKFKRRDLITEAIKHARTEWKVNMISLSFGFDEPDTEESREIQACINGGIMVFSSASNDGGEGSRTYPAKYDHVMCIHSASPQGIVGPSNPSAIDQESNFSTVGEMVKSYWHLPKIEEEGQDEGRAYEFRYQSGTSMATPVAVAIAAFMIGYLRKYAGGHKWGIDPWTPLGMQKVFEKMKEKRGGYDWVSLQRYFRHKRTVGEVLRSLQRKLR
- a CDS encoding ethyl tert-butyl ether degradation EthD (similar to Metarhizium robertsii ARSEF 23 XP_007816495.1), whose product is MASITILYPSGHDFDLKYYLETHMPLVSASWGGDGLQSWEITQFAADLPYQIQAILKFESLAAYETARAGPNSAAVFGDIPKFTTAKPIVLKGGIQAVEKVA